The Amycolatopsis mongoliensis genome includes a window with the following:
- the mftE gene encoding mycofactocin biosynthesis peptidyl-dipeptidase MftE, with protein MRLADLSWPDVAERAAAGAVLAVPVGATEQHGPHLPLSTDTDIALALCDRLSDERPDVLVAPAVAFGSSGEHAGFAGTLSIGQAATELLLVELGRSAAETFTRLLFVSAHGGNAAPVARAVARLRAESRDVEVFQPHWDGDPHAGRPETALQLALRPNAVRMDRAVAGDRRPLGEVLPLLLNGGVRAVSRTGVLGDPTTATAREGKTLLDELTARLVSHVDGWA; from the coding sequence GTGCGGCTCGCGGACCTGTCCTGGCCGGACGTCGCCGAGCGCGCGGCGGCCGGCGCGGTCCTGGCCGTGCCGGTGGGCGCGACCGAGCAGCACGGCCCGCACCTGCCGCTGTCGACCGACACCGACATCGCGCTCGCGCTGTGCGACCGGCTTTCGGACGAGCGGCCGGACGTCCTGGTGGCGCCGGCCGTGGCCTTCGGCTCCAGCGGCGAGCACGCCGGGTTCGCCGGGACGCTTTCGATCGGCCAGGCCGCCACCGAGCTGCTGCTGGTCGAGCTGGGCCGGTCCGCGGCGGAGACGTTCACGCGGCTGCTGTTCGTCTCCGCGCACGGCGGCAACGCGGCGCCGGTCGCCCGGGCCGTCGCGCGGCTGCGGGCGGAGTCCCGGGACGTCGAGGTGTTCCAGCCGCACTGGGACGGTGACCCGCACGCCGGACGACCGGAAACCGCGCTGCAGCTGGCCTTGCGGCCGAACGCGGTGCGGATGGACCGGGCCGTCGCGGGGGACCGCAGGCCGCTGGGCGAGGTGCTGCCGCTGCTGCTGAACGGCGGGGTGCGGGCGGTGAGCCGGACGGGCGTGCTCGGCGACCCGACCACTGCGACGGCTCGGGAAGGAAAAACGTTGCTGGACGAGCTGACCGCCCGGCTGGTGTCCCATGTGGACGGCTGGGCATGA